One Aegilops tauschii subsp. strangulata cultivar AL8/78 chromosome 7, Aet v6.0, whole genome shotgun sequence genomic window carries:
- the LOC109769249 gene encoding transmembrane 9 superfamily member 2: MVRMEAAGAALAVALLACMVGAGADGSDHRYKEGDRVPLYANKVGPFHNPSETYRYYDLPFCAPEHPKDKREALGEVLNGDRLVDAPYELNFKEDTNSKTLCKKTLSKEQVAKLRDAVAKDYYFQMYYDDLPLWGFLGKLDRNKEHGGGKCLLFKHIHFDIMYNNDRVIEINVQTDPNVAVDITEDKEVPVEFSYSVTWKKTDIPFEKRMEKYSKSSSMPQHLEIHWFSIINSCVTVLLLTGFLATILMRVLKNDFIKYSHEDESLEDQEETGWKYIHGDVFRFPQQKSLFAAIIGSGSQLLALAIFIFLLAIVGVFYPYNRGALFTALVVIYALTSGIAGYTATSFYLQLEGTNWVRNLILTGCLFCGPLFLTFSFLNTVAIAYSATAALPFGTIIVIILIWALVTSPLLVLGGIAGKNSNTEFQAPCRTTKYPREIPQMPWYRSTIPQMAMAGFLPFSAIYIELYYIFASIWGHKIYTIYSILFIVFIILIIVTAFVTVALTYFQLAVEDHKWWWRSVLCGGSTGIFIFFYCIYYYHARSDMSGFMQTSFFFGYMTCVCYGFFLMLGTVGFRASLLFVRHIYRSIKCE, from the exons ATGGTGAGGATGGAGGCGGCGGGTGCTGCTCTTGCGGTGGCCCTGTTGGCTTGTATGGTGGGGGCTGGAGCTGATGGCTCTGATCACAGGTACAAGGAGGGAGATCGTGTCCCGCTCTACGCGAACAAGGTCGGCCCTTTCCACAATCCAAG TGAGACATACCGGTACTATGATCTACCCTTTTGTGCACCAG AACACCCAAAGGACAAAAGGGAGGCTCTTGGGGAGGTTCTAAATGGTGATCGATTGGTTGATGCACCATATGAGTTGAACTTTAAGGAAGATACGAACTCCAAGACTCTCTGCAAGAAAACATTGTCCAAGGAGCAAGTCGCCAAGCTCCGGGATGCAGTTGCCAAGGATTACTACTTCCAGATGTATTATGATGACCTGCCTTTATGGGGATTCCTTGGTAAACTGGACAGGAACAAGGAGCACGGCGGTGGAAAGTGCCTTCTGTTTAAGCACATCCACTTTGACATCATGTACAACAATGACCGTGTCATAGAAATCAATGTTCAGACAGATCCGAATGTCGCTGTGGATATCACAGAGGACAAGGAAGTGCCGGTAGAGTTCTCTTATTCAGTAACATGGAAAAAGACAGACATTCCTTTTGAGAAAAGAATGGAGAAGTACTCCAAGTCTTCCTCTATGCCGCAGCACCTAGAGATCCATTGGTTTTCGATAATTAACTCATGTGTAACAGTGCTTCTTTTGACTGGCTTTCTGGCAACAATCCTCATGCGTGTGCTCAAGAATGATTTCATCAA ATATTCCCATGAAGACGAGTCCCTTGAAGACCAAGAAGAGACTGGATGGAAGTATATACATGGCGACGTCTTCCGTTTCCCGCAGCAAAAATCTCTTTTTGCAGCAATCATTGGATCTGGATCTCAGCTTCTTGCCCT TGCAATTTTCATCTTCCTCCTCGCGATTGTTGGGGTCTTCTATCCATACAACAGGGGAGCCCTTTTCACTGCCCTTGTAGTCATCTATGCTCTTACGTCTGGTATTGCTGGCTACACAGCCACTTCCTTCTATCTTCAGCTGGAGGGAACAAACTGG GTGAGAAATCTGATATTGACTGGCTGCTTGTTCTGTGGGCCACTTTTCTTGACATTctccttcttaaacactgttgcGATAGCGTACAGTGCTACAGCAGCTTTGCCTTTTGGTACTATCATTGTCATTATTCTCATCTGGGCACTTGTAACCTCTCCTCTCCTAGTGCTGGGTGGTATAGCTGGGAAAAATAGCAATACTGAATTCCAAGCTCCTTGCCGCACAACCAAATATCCAAGGGAAATCCCTCAGATGCCCTGGTACCGAAGCACTATTCCTCAGATGGCAATGGCAGGGTTTCTCCCTTTCAGTGCTATTTACATCGAGCTGTACTACATATTTGCCAGTATCTGGGGGCATAAGATATACACCATCTACAGCATCCTCTTCATTGTGTTCATTATCCTAATCATCGTCACAGCGTTTGTCACAGTGGCGCTCACGTACTTCCAGCTTGCTGTTGAGGATCACAAGTGGTGGTGGAG ATCTGTCCTTTGCGGAGGCTCCACTGGTATTTTCATCTTCTTCTACTGCATCTACTACTACCATGCCCGGTCAGACATGTCAGGCTTCATGCAAACATCCTTCTTCTTCGGCTACATGACCTGTGTCTGCTACGGTTTTTTCCTCATGCTGGGAACTGTTGGTTTCCGTGCATCGCTGCTATTTGTGCGACATATTTACCGTTCCATCAAGTGCGAGTAA